In Paraflavitalea devenefica, a single window of DNA contains:
- a CDS encoding DegT/DnrJ/EryC1/StrS family aminotransferase, producing the protein MIEYESLGKANQPFFDDYRAAIEKVLQSGWYILGTQVKEFEQQFAAYCQTQYCCGLANGLDALILALRSFQLEPGDEVLVPSNTYIATILAIVHNNLKPVLVEPDIQTYNIDPARLEEKITPRTRAILVVHLYGKVCAMDQVMAIAQKHGLKVVEDCAQAHGASFKGTRAGNFGDYGAFSFYPTKNLGALGDAGALTCNDEKLYQAIATLRNYGSRIKYYNEVVGFNSRLDELQAALLKVKLQQLDAINEHKRALASLYLQGLKQDFVLPQVHPDYFDVYHIFNIRHPKRDAVKEYLLKHDIKTDIHYPVAPNKQQAMQGILSDEETPIAEEIHQTTLSLPISYYHTQQDIERVIEVINQF; encoded by the coding sequence ATGATAGAATACGAAAGCCTGGGAAAGGCCAACCAGCCCTTTTTCGACGATTACCGCGCGGCGATTGAAAAAGTGTTACAGAGCGGCTGGTATATATTGGGCACCCAGGTAAAGGAGTTTGAACAACAGTTTGCCGCATATTGCCAGACGCAGTATTGCTGCGGCCTGGCCAATGGACTGGATGCATTGATCCTGGCACTGCGTTCATTTCAACTGGAGCCAGGGGATGAAGTATTGGTGCCTTCCAATACCTATATCGCCACCATCCTGGCCATCGTACACAATAACCTGAAGCCGGTATTGGTAGAGCCGGATATCCAAACCTACAATATCGATCCGGCCCGCCTGGAAGAAAAGATCACCCCGCGGACCAGGGCCATCCTGGTGGTGCATCTCTATGGAAAGGTATGCGCCATGGACCAGGTAATGGCCATTGCCCAAAAACATGGGTTGAAAGTGGTGGAAGATTGTGCGCAGGCGCATGGCGCTTCGTTCAAAGGTACCCGTGCCGGCAATTTTGGCGACTATGGTGCTTTCAGTTTCTACCCTACCAAAAACCTCGGCGCCCTGGGCGATGCAGGCGCTCTTACCTGTAATGATGAAAAGCTGTACCAGGCTATCGCCACCCTCCGCAACTATGGCTCGCGCATCAAATATTACAATGAGGTAGTGGGCTTCAATTCCCGGCTCGATGAATTGCAAGCAGCCCTGTTGAAAGTAAAGCTGCAGCAACTGGATGCCATCAATGAACATAAAAGAGCATTGGCTTCCCTTTATCTGCAGGGATTAAAACAGGACTTTGTCCTCCCGCAAGTGCATCCCGATTACTTCGATGTGTACCATATCTTCAATATCCGTCACCCAAAAAGGGATGCCGTGAAAGAGTACCTCCTGAAGCACGACATTAAAACCGATATCCATTACCCGGTGGCGCCCAATAAACAGCAGGCCATGCAGGGGATCCTTTCTGATGAAGAAACGCCCATTGCCGAAGAGATCCACCAAACTACCCTGAGCTTACCTATTTCTTACTACCATACACAACAGGACATTGAACGGGTCATTGAGGTGATCAACCAATTCTGA
- a CDS encoding sugar 3,4-ketoisomerase, whose amino-acid sequence MARLIDLTTFTDSRGNLTVIEKVIPFDIKRIFYIYGVDNSARGGHRHHKTIQAAVCLQGSCRIYNNNSKKEEYFYLDAPHKCLILEPEDWHTMDQFTNDAILMVLASEYFAKEDYIFEPYSK is encoded by the coding sequence ATGGCAAGATTGATCGATCTAACAACGTTTACCGATAGCAGAGGCAATCTTACGGTTATTGAGAAAGTGATCCCTTTCGATATTAAACGCATTTTTTATATCTATGGGGTCGATAATTCGGCCAGGGGCGGGCACCGCCACCATAAGACCATCCAGGCGGCTGTATGCCTGCAGGGTTCCTGCCGCATTTACAACAACAATAGCAAAAAGGAGGAATATTTTTACCTGGATGCTCCCCATAAATGCCTGATCCTTGAGCCCGAGGACTGGCATACCATGGACCAGTTCACCAACGATGCCATCCTGATGGTACTGGCCTCTGAATACTTTGCGAAGGAAGATTATATTTTCGAACCTTATAGTAAATAG
- a CDS encoding glycosyl transferase, which produces MHNFCTLFDTNYLTRGLALYHSLVQHCPSFHLYVFAFDNDCYRYLKQKQYPHLTVVSLREFEDPALLEIKPTRSIAEYCWTCTSSTILYCLREFRLPSCTYLDADLFFYQDPQVLFDQMGNQSVMISRHRYTRVYDQSAMSGIYCVQFMCFKNDERGLKALTWWRDRCIEWCYARFEAGKFGDQKYLDDWTTRFEGVHVIRHPGEGLAPWNIQQYRVLPDGEIPVVQLRANQQSPTPAIYFHFHGVKFFTDNKVAFCGPMYELEEPAKKAFYFPYIRRLLSLAQQVHQDGFPLNVQGARQASEPRSKTIYQYLQKLPVMLLKDPSLLLTPKKITFARHDHVFDLKAFV; this is translated from the coding sequence ATGCATAATTTCTGTACCTTATTTGATACCAATTACCTTACGCGTGGGCTGGCCTTGTATCATTCTTTGGTACAGCACTGCCCTTCCTTTCATTTATATGTATTTGCTTTCGATAATGATTGCTACCGGTATTTAAAGCAAAAGCAATATCCTCACCTTACCGTTGTATCGCTCCGGGAGTTTGAAGATCCCGCATTACTCGAAATAAAACCCACGCGGAGTATTGCCGAGTATTGCTGGACCTGTACCTCCTCCACCATCCTGTATTGCCTGCGGGAGTTCAGGTTGCCTTCCTGCACTTATCTCGATGCAGACCTGTTTTTCTACCAGGATCCGCAGGTGTTGTTTGACCAAATGGGTAACCAGTCCGTGATGATCAGCCGCCACCGCTATACCAGGGTGTATGACCAATCGGCCATGAGCGGCATCTATTGTGTGCAGTTTATGTGCTTTAAGAATGATGAGCGTGGACTGAAAGCGCTCACCTGGTGGCGTGACCGCTGCATTGAATGGTGTTATGCCCGCTTTGAAGCGGGGAAATTTGGTGATCAGAAATACCTGGACGACTGGACTACCCGGTTTGAAGGGGTGCACGTGATCCGGCACCCGGGAGAAGGATTGGCGCCCTGGAATATCCAGCAATACAGGGTGCTGCCCGATGGAGAGATCCCGGTTGTACAGCTTAGGGCAAATCAACAAAGTCCCACGCCCGCTATCTATTTCCATTTTCATGGGGTAAAGTTTTTTACCGACAACAAGGTGGCCTTTTGCGGTCCGATGTATGAACTGGAGGAGCCGGCCAAAAAAGCGTTTTACTTTCCTTATATCCGGCGATTGCTGAGCCTGGCGCAACAGGTGCACCAGGATGGGTTTCCGCTTAATGTACAGGGGGCCCGCCAGGCCAGTGAGCCCCGCAGCAAAACCATCTACCAATACCTGCAAAAGCTGCCGGTGATGTTGCTGAAAGACCCTTCCCTGCTTCTTACACCAAAAAAAATTACCTTTGCCCGGCATGATCATGTATTTGATCTAAAGGCTTTTGTATAA
- a CDS encoding FkbM family methyltransferase: MKIIDTILQSRLFQEQPPVLVDIGASGSIHEKWKKIAPYAICLAFDADDREFTVTEQESKVYKKLILFNRIVTATDQAATSFYLASSPFCSSLLPPQTALLEPWSFSSLFRTDRTLQLPAITLASALGQAGISYIDWFKTDTQGTDLRLFKSLPAAIRDTVLAAEFEPGIIDAYVGEDKLYSILQELPVMQFWLSSMDVKGTQRLHEKYLRQYGVFTAQRMVRKSPCWAELTYLHEPSFTHERQALLLLVFALLERQYGFALEIIDKAQGQFGHMDFQPYRKAVEGQLSKEKIKVPLVILKKQFNKLLAHINA; this comes from the coding sequence ATGAAAATCATTGATACGATACTACAATCCAGGTTATTCCAGGAGCAACCACCGGTACTGGTGGATATTGGCGCTTCGGGCAGTATTCATGAGAAATGGAAAAAGATTGCCCCTTATGCTATTTGCCTGGCCTTCGATGCGGACGACAGGGAATTTACCGTTACCGAACAGGAAAGCAAAGTGTATAAAAAACTGATCCTGTTCAATCGTATTGTAACGGCTACCGATCAGGCGGCCACCAGCTTTTACCTGGCCTCCTCTCCTTTCTGTTCCAGCCTGCTGCCGCCGCAAACCGCTTTACTGGAACCCTGGAGCTTCAGTAGTTTGTTCAGGACCGACCGAACGCTTCAACTACCTGCCATTACCCTGGCCAGCGCGCTGGGACAGGCCGGTATTTCCTATATCGATTGGTTCAAGACCGATACACAGGGTACCGACCTGCGGCTTTTCAAAAGCCTGCCGGCAGCGATCAGGGATACCGTGCTGGCCGCTGAGTTTGAGCCGGGCATCATCGATGCCTATGTAGGGGAAGACAAACTGTACAGCATATTGCAGGAACTGCCTGTAATGCAGTTCTGGTTATCTTCCATGGATGTAAAAGGCACCCAGCGCCTGCATGAAAAATACCTCCGGCAGTACGGCGTCTTTACCGCCCAGCGGATGGTGCGCAAATCGCCCTGCTGGGCCGAACTGACCTATTTGCATGAGCCTTCCTTTACCCATGAACGGCAGGCCCTGTTATTACTCGTATTTGCCCTGCTGGAAAGGCAATATGGATTTGCGCTCGAAATTATCGACAAGGCGCAGGGGCAATTCGGTCACATGGATTTTCAGCCCTACCGTAAAGCCGTAGAAGGACAATTGTCAAAGGAAAAGATCAAAGTGCCCCTGGTGATCCTGAAAAAACAATTCAATAAACTACTGGCCCATATCAATGCATAA
- a CDS encoding methyltransferase, TIGR04325 family — protein MLSWLKGQYRRIKNGSFGWHGRYASWQAAQKECGGYSADNILEKVKTATLQVKNGEAVYERDSILFNEIQYSWPFLSALMWAAAQNNGHLNVLDFGGSLGSSYFQNRKFLQSLSQVRWNVVEQENFVACGRQFIQDEKLQFFLTPQDCIQQNGLPDILVTACTLPYLEKPYELLAQLIHLDIPWLIIDNTPFNDRPGDRLTVQKVPPAIYEASYPAWFLDYQKVKEAVREKYTIISEHTNDTTIYLDGRPIPYRGFIAVLKKQLQ, from the coding sequence TTGTTGTCCTGGCTTAAAGGTCAATACAGAAGAATTAAAAATGGCTCCTTTGGATGGCATGGCCGCTATGCCTCCTGGCAGGCTGCACAAAAGGAATGCGGGGGATATTCCGCGGACAATATCCTGGAAAAGGTAAAGACCGCTACGCTGCAGGTAAAAAACGGCGAAGCTGTATATGAACGGGATTCTATTCTATTCAATGAGATCCAATACTCCTGGCCTTTCTTATCAGCATTAATGTGGGCAGCCGCACAAAACAACGGACATTTAAATGTATTGGATTTCGGGGGAAGCCTGGGCAGCAGCTACTTTCAAAACAGGAAATTCCTGCAATCCTTATCGCAAGTCCGTTGGAATGTAGTGGAACAGGAGAATTTTGTTGCCTGTGGCCGTCAGTTTATACAGGATGAAAAATTACAATTTTTTCTCACTCCACAGGATTGCATTCAACAGAACGGCTTACCTGATATCCTTGTTACTGCCTGCACCCTCCCCTACCTGGAAAAACCGTATGAATTATTGGCACAATTGATTCACCTAGATATTCCATGGCTGATCATCGATAATACCCCGTTTAATGATAGGCCCGGCGACCGGCTTACTGTTCAAAAAGTACCGCCTGCCATTTATGAGGCTTCTTATCCCGCCTGGTTCCTGGATTATCAAAAAGTAAAAGAAGCGGTCCGGGAGAAATACACTATTATCAGCGAACATACCAATGATACCACCATTTATCTGGATGGTCGCCCAATACCTTACCGTGGATTTATTGCAGTGTTAAAAAAACAGCTTCAATGA
- a CDS encoding lipopolysaccharide biosynthesis protein gives MGEIRKQTLQSSFLSYIGFLVGAINTYFFTREGMFTPEQYGLTQVIISLSQIIAPFASLGMTAFMNRFFPYYADHLDHRKNDMLTVVILFCSLGALVIFSGCIVFEPFVVRQFSGRSPLVVTYYYWMLFFSFFYLWFLVFESYLGTLKKTVLPGFMRETGYRLCVLVLIGLYAFGVIDFSLFVKLFCCIYLLVVLILVSYLIWIRRLYVPTTFSKVTRRIRKSVWQYVAFVYTGLTINGIARQIDTLSLAGAKSLHDTGIYSLNQYLAAILQVPLRGLQAIAGPLIAEHWKNKNYPELRRIYERSSINLLLIACFLFFNIWLNYDDGLQFLHIDQKFAAGKMVFLILGLCNILELGAGINGAMLSTSPGWRFEFYSGLTLLLFSIPLNIYMARWRGMEGVALASLTTITLYNTIRLIFMHYRFNMSPFTIKTVYALLLVGACYLLTWLLLHNIHGFVGIAFRSVMFSSLLLGGILYLRLTPDLPQFIEVVKKKLGKKG, from the coding sequence ATGGGGGAAATACGTAAACAAACGCTGCAATCCTCTTTCCTTTCCTATATAGGGTTCCTGGTGGGCGCCATCAATACCTATTTCTTTACCCGGGAAGGGATGTTTACGCCCGAACAGTATGGTCTTACCCAGGTCATCATCAGCCTGTCGCAGATCATTGCCCCCTTTGCGAGCCTAGGCATGACAGCCTTCATGAACCGGTTTTTCCCTTATTATGCCGATCACCTGGATCATCGTAAAAACGATATGCTGACCGTTGTCATCCTGTTCTGTTCCCTGGGCGCCCTGGTGATATTTTCCGGGTGTATTGTTTTTGAACCTTTTGTGGTCAGGCAGTTTAGCGGCCGGTCTCCGCTGGTGGTAACTTATTATTACTGGATGCTCTTTTTTTCCTTCTTCTACCTCTGGTTTTTGGTCTTCGAAAGCTACCTGGGCACTTTAAAGAAAACCGTATTGCCAGGCTTTATGCGGGAAACCGGTTACCGGTTGTGTGTACTGGTCCTGATCGGATTATATGCTTTTGGGGTCATCGATTTCAGCTTGTTTGTAAAACTCTTCTGTTGTATCTACTTGTTGGTCGTATTGATCCTTGTCTCTTATCTTATCTGGATCCGCCGCTTGTATGTGCCCACGACCTTCAGTAAAGTGACCAGGCGGATCAGGAAAAGCGTATGGCAATATGTGGCATTTGTGTATACCGGTCTTACCATTAATGGCATAGCCCGGCAGATCGATACCCTGTCACTGGCAGGAGCCAAAAGCCTGCATGATACAGGCATATATTCCCTCAACCAATATTTGGCGGCCATTTTACAGGTCCCTCTCCGGGGGCTTCAGGCCATCGCAGGCCCCCTCATTGCCGAGCACTGGAAGAACAAGAACTACCCTGAATTGAGACGCATATATGAGCGGTCTTCCATCAACCTGTTGCTGATTGCCTGTTTCCTGTTTTTCAATATCTGGCTCAATTATGATGATGGTTTACAGTTTTTGCATATCGACCAGAAATTTGCGGCAGGTAAAATGGTTTTCCTGATCCTGGGATTGTGTAATATCCTCGAGCTTGGCGCTGGCATCAATGGTGCTATGCTCTCTACATCACCCGGCTGGCGTTTTGAGTTCTATTCGGGCCTTACCCTGCTCCTGTTTTCCATCCCCCTGAATATTTATATGGCCCGGTGGAGAGGGATGGAAGGCGTGGCCCTGGCCAGTCTGACTACCATAACTCTTTACAATACCATCCGTTTGATTTTTATGCACTACCGGTTCAATATGTCGCCTTTTACTATCAAAACTGTCTATGCGCTGTTGCTGGTAGGTGCCTGCTACTTACTGACCTGGCTTTTGCTGCATAATATCCATGGCTTTGTGGGTATTGCATTCCGGTCAGTAATGTTCTCTTCCCTTTTGCTGGGCGGTATTTTGTACTTGCGATTAACACCTGATCTTCCCCAATTTATTGAGGTAGTTAAGAAAAAACTCGGTAAAAAAGGTTGA